The window TATTCAGATGAAGTCTGTGCCACAAGGAACTGAGCCGCAATTTGCGCACCAGCAGAATCACCACCAACAAATATTCTCTGAGGATCAATACCGAATCTTTCCGCATTCTCCAAAAGAAATTGATAGGCCTTTGCCGTTTGAAGAACCGGTGTGGGATATTGTGCGTCAGGCGGCCTGTGTCCAGACATGTTCGCAATTTCATGTTGAATAAGTCATGAGAAGCCACATGCATTATGCAACCTCTTCCAATTTCAATCTCTGTTCAGTCAACGACTGGACACTCACATATGCTCTTTCCGATTGCCACTCCTCCTCATACTCGATGAGGTAGGTGGTGATCAATCGGATGTATGAATCCTTGTTTGGAAAGATACCCTACAACCTTCGAACGTCTACGAATCTCTCGGTTCAATCGCTCCAGGGTGTTGGTGGAGGATATCTTGCGATGGTCGATCTGGTCGAACCGATAGAATTGCAAAGAATCCTCCAATCCCTCTTCCAGGCAGCGGATTGCTTCAGGAAATTGTTTTTCATAGGATTCCATGAATGACTGGGCATAAGAGCGGGCTTGCTTTTCATCAGGTTGCAGCCAGATGTGCTTCAGCTGCTTGGCAAAGCTATCCTTATGACGATGTCCCACATATGCAAGAATATTGCGCATGAAATGAACTTTGCAGCGTTGCCATGATGTTCCTATGAACTCTTTCCTGATAGCTGCCTGTAGGCCCTTGTGAGCATCACTGATACACAACCAGACCCGTTTGACTCCACGGTCTTTCAGATTCTGGAACAAGATACGATACGTTTCTTCAGATTCGTTATGCATCGGTTCTACAGCGAGAATCTGGGCAGTACCATCAAGAGTGACCCCTTTTACTACAAGTACCGCCATACTCACTACATGGCCGTTCTCCCGGATCTTCTCGTATAAGGCGTCAATCCAAAGGATAGGATATTCCGCTTGGAGAGAACGATTCCTGAATTCCTCGACCATCGCATCCAGTTCCTTGTTCACTTCTGATACCTGTGATGCAGAAATCTGTTCGATACCCATGCTCTTGGCAAGCCGTTCGATTTTCCGTGTAGAGATGCCACTTACCCAAGCTTCCTGGATAATCTGCATCAGAGCCTGTTCGCTACGCTTCTTCGCTGTCACAAAGAAGGGTATATACCCACCTTTACGTAATTTCGGGATGGTCAGATACATCGTACCCATCCGGGTATCGAATCTTCGAACCCGAGTGCCACTGAGATGTGTGGTTCGTTCTGTACTGTGTTCGCCTTTTTGGGCTCCTACTTTGTTGGCCACCTCAATCTCCATGAACTTTTCGGTGATCCACTGCAACATGCTCAGCATCGGATCCTCTTCAGTGATAAACGACAGTAGCTTTTTCTCCAGCTCTTTGGTAACATTTGAGTCGGTCATGAGATGTTTTCCCTCCTAGTTTTGTTTGGTTACTTACTAGTATGGGTCTTCTCATGACCAATTTCAATCTACTGTCAAATTGCGAACTTAAGTATACGTGATCGTCAGGCGCAACCTGATAATTGATGGTCGCGGTAACAAAACCACGATCAGCCAACATTACCATATATGGCACGGTCTCTTCTTTTGATCCCGTGATGAAAGCCCCACCGTGTACCCAAAGAATCAAAGGAAGCTTTTCCTCTGTATTCTTTGGCCGGTACACATCCAGTATTTCATTTTTCTTCGGATTTCCATATGGTTGATCTACCCATCCGGTTACACGAGAACGGATCTCATCATAATCATCCGGCAGCACTACAGGACTGCTTTTCGTAAAATACCGCGCAATCGCTCTGATGATCATCCCATCGGTTACACAACCACCCAAAATAAACATAAAAAACGGAACAAAGCAAAACCAAAACAAGATGGAAACGTTGTGTTTGTTTCATGCACACATTAACGCACAACAGTACAGACTTATCAAGATTACGACAACGAAAAAGAGGTCATGCCAGAGACACAACCTCTTTCTCAGGTACGTAATTCTTTTGAAAACTTCAGGTTACTCTCCAGAAACCTCCACGCCCATCATGTTCTCGATCGGTGTTCCTGGGGCAGCCATCGGATACACCTTGTCATCCAACGGAATCTGGCAATCCAAAATCACCGGTTTGCCCAGTGCCAACGCTTTCTTGATGATAGGCTTGGGATCATCCTCAACCCCGATACGGAATCCTTCCGCGCCATACGCGCGAGCCAAACCAATCCAGTCGATCGGCGTATCAAGCGTCGTCTCACTGTACCGCCCCTGATAGAACAACGTCTGCCATTGCCGAACATTCCCCAGCGCGTGGTTATCCATCAACACAATGATGATGGGAAGCTGGTATCTGACGGCGGTAGTTAGCTCATTACTGTTCATCCGCAAGCAACCATCACCGGCGATATTGAACACCCTGCTTTTGGGATTCGCCAATTGCGTACCGATCGCGGCGCCCGTCCCATATCCCATCGTTCCCAACCCACCACTGGTCAGGAAGTGCCGAGGCTGTTCATGCTCCAGGAACATCGCGGACCACAGTTGGTTCTGCCCTACCTCCGTCGTGACGAAGTCCTCAGGTTTCAGACACGCCTGAACCGCCTCGAGAATCTCCCTGGGCCGCTTTGAGTCGGGATTTTGTCGTACTGGATACTTTTTCTTGTATCCCGCGACCGTTTCCATCCATGGCTGATGACTGCAAGGTTTCTTCTCTAGCTCCTTATTGAGCTTTTCCAAAACCAACCCGGCATCCCCGGCCAAATGGCAGAACGTCTTCACATTCTTGTCAAACTCAGCGGAATCCACATCGATCTGGATGATCTTCGCTCCATGGGCGAAATTTGAAGCCTTCCCGATGACACGATCGGAAAAACGAGCGCCGATGGACACCAAAAGATCACATCCGGAAACCGTAATATTGGAAACCTTGGTGCCATGCATTCCGACCATCCCCGTGCAACGCGGGCTTTTTGTCGAAATCGCGCCCGCTCCCATCATGGAGAAACACGCCGGACTATCCAACAGGTCCAGAAAACGTCTGACCTGCTCAGACGCGTTGCTGCTGATCACCCCACCTCCGATGTAGCACATCGGACGTTTGGACTCATACAGCAACTTCAATGCAAGATCGAACTGGTTGGGGTTCAACCGTTTTCCATACCGATGGATGGGTTCCGGTTCCTTCCGCTCATACCCGAACGTCGATGTCATCACATCTTTTGTGACATCCACCAACACAGGGCCGGGACGACCAGAACGAGCGATATGAAACGCGTTCCGTATCGTAGCAGCCAGTTCCGCGATGTCCTTGACGATATAATTATGCTTGGTGATCGGCATGGTGATCCCGGTGATATCCACCTCCTGGAATGCGTCACGCCCAAGCAGATTGAGCGGAACGTTTCCCGTGATGGCAACCATCGGGACGCTGTCCATGTACGCAGTAGCGATTCCCGTCACCAGATTGGTGGCGCCAGGACCACTGGTGGCGATGCAGACACCAACCTTGCCGGTAGACCGTGCATATCCATCCGCCGCGTGGCTTGCTCCTTGTTCATGCGCAGTAAGAATATGCCGTATTCGGCTCTTATTTTGGTATAATGCATCATACAGAGGGAGTACGGTACCTCCGGGATACCCGAAGACCGTATTCACTCCCTGCTCTACCAAGCACTCGATGATGATTTGGGCACCGGTGATTTCCATGCTTACTCCTTGAACACTGCTCCAGTCGAAGCGCTGGTCACCAGTTTGGCGTACCGCGCCAGATAGCCGGTGGTGATCGGACACGGCTTCTTCTTCCAATTCTTCTTCCGTTCGGCAAGCGTCTTCTCATCGACAAGCAATTCCAGTTTCCCTTCCGTGATGTCGATCAGGATCTGGTCCCCTTCCTGGACGAACGCGATCGGGCCACCCTCGGCCGCTTCCGGACTGACATGTCCGATGGACGCGCCACGGGTCGCTCCGCTGAACCGACCGTCGGTGATCAACGCGACGCATTTGTCCAGCCCCATGCCGGCAATCTCACTGGTCGGTGCGAGCATCTCCCGCATTCCAGGACCACCTTTGGGTCCTTCATAGCGGATGACCACCACGTCATTGGGATGAATTTGTTTGCCAAGGATCGCCTTGGTGACCTCTTCCTCACTCTCAAACACCCGCGCGGGCCCTTGGTGGCGCAGCATCTCCGGGGCGACGGCGGCACGTTTGACCACTGCTCCATCCGGTGCGAGATTGCCACGAAGGACAGCGATGCCACCGGTGACGCTGTATGGGTTGTCGAATGGTCTGATGACTTCGGTGTCATAGTTCTTCGCGTCCGCATACTGCTCTCCAATGGTTTTCCCGGATACGGTCTGGGCGTCCGTGTACAACAGATGCCCTTTGTCCAGCTCCTTCATCACCGCCATGACTCCGCCAGCCATGTTCAGATCCTCCATATGGTCTTTTCCCGCGGGGGCCAGATGGCAGAGGTTCGGCGTATGGCTGGAAATCTCATTGGCCATGAAGATGTCCAGCTTGATGCCGGCTTCATGGGCGATGGCAGGCAGGTGCAACATGGTGTTGGTGGAGCACCCCAGCGCCATATCCACCGTCAAAGCGTTGTGGAACGCCTTTTCCGTCATGATGTCCCGAGGGCGTACATTCCGCTTCAGGACATCCATCACGGCGTACCCGGCTTTTTTCGCAAGCCGCTCACGAGCGGAATACACGGCGGGAATCGTCCCGTTTCCGGGAAGCGCGATTCCGACGGCCTCGCACAAGCAGTTCATGCTGTTCGCCGTGTACATGCCGCTGCAGGAACCACAAGTCGGACAGCAGGCATCCTCCCAGGCGCGCACCCCTGCCTCATCCAATGTTCCGGCGGTATACTTGCCCACCGCCTCGAACATCGTCGAGAGACTCATGCCACGCTTGTCCCCACCAGGAACATGGCCGGCAAGCATCGGGCCACCGGAAACAAAGACACAGGGGATGTTCAGCCGAAGGGCAGCCATCAACATGCCAGGGACGATCTTGTCGCAGTTCGGGACAAACACCAAGGCGTCAAACGGATGGGCCTTTGCCATGATCTCGATGCTGTCGGCGATCAACTCACGGGAACAGAGGGAGTATTTCATGCCGGTATGCCCCATGGCGATGCCATCACACACACCGATGGTCGGGATGGCCACCGGATTTCCACCCGCTTCCCGGACGCCGGCTTTCACCGCGTCCACGATTCTGCGAAGCCCCACATGACCGGGAATGATCTCATTGGTGGAATCAACAATGCCGATCATCGGCATGGCAAGCTCTTCCTCCGTCCAGCCGAGGGCCTTCATCAATGAACGATGGGGAGCGCGCTGCACCCCCTGGGTGACGATATGTGAACGTAATTCTTCCATGATCAAATCCTCCGGGCGACCTGATCGCCCATTTCCTTTGTACCGACCTTTTGCATTCCGTCGGTGTAGATATCACTGGTACGGTAACCAGCGTCCAAGGTCTCTCCCACGGCGCGCTCGATGGCGGCCGCTTCCTGCTCCAGACCGAACGAATAGCGCAGCATCATTGCCACGGACAGAATCGTGGCAAGGGGATTGGCGATGTTCTTGCCCGCGATGTCAGGGGCGGATCCATGGATCGGCTCATACATTCCACGGGAACCTTCCCCCAGGGAAGCGGACGGCAACATTCCGATGGAACCGGTGATCTGGCTTGCCTCGTCGGAGAGAATGTCTCCGAACATGTTGCACGTGACGATCACGTCAAACTGCTTGGGATTGCGGACTAACTGCATTGAGGCATTATCCACGTACAGATGGTTCACCGCCACCTCGGGATACTCCGGCGCGATGTTCTCCACGATGGAGCGCCACAGCTGGCTGGAAGCAAGGATGTTCGCCTTGTCCACCGACGTGAGCCGTTTCTGGCGCTTCATGGCGATCTCGAATCCCTTGCGGACGATCCGCTCGATCTCATAGCGATGGTATTCCATCGTGTCGAACGCGCCATCTTCCGTCGTACCACGCTTTCCGAAGTAAATGCCCCCGGTCAGCTCCCGTACCACCATCACATCCAGACCGTCCCCGATGATCTCATCCTTCAAGGGAGATGCGTGCCGTAATTGGGGATACATCATCGCCGGGCGCAGATTGCAGAACAATCCAAGACCTTTGCGCAGTCCGAGCAACGCTTTTTCCGGACGGATGGAAGGATCGACATGATCCCATTTGGGGCCGCCCACCGCGCCGAGCAAGACACTGTCGCTGGCTTTGCACGCGGCAAGCGTCTCATCGGTCATCGGCACGCCGTACCGATCGATGGAGCAACCTCCCAACAGGTAGGATTCACAGACAAACTCATGGCCGTAGGCTTTCCCGACGGCATGCAGTACTTTTACCGCTTCCCCAACCACATCCGGACCAATGCCGTCTCCCGGCACCAGGGCGATGACTTTTTTCATTTCCCTGCCTCCTTGCGCATGTAACCGGCCAGTCCGCCGGCAGCGATCAGATCCTGCATGAACGGGGGGAACGGCTCAGCTGAGTAGCTTTTCCCCGTCGTTTCATCGGTGATCGTCCCGGTGGAAAAGTCCACCTGGACGACATCACCGTCCTTGATGCCATCCACCGCTTCCGGGCACTCCAGGATGGGAAGCCCGATGTTCAGGCTGTTGCGGTAGAAAATCCGGGCGAACGTCCGCGCGATGACGCAGGAGACTCCGCTTTCCTTGATGGCGATCGGGGCGTGCTCCCTGCTGGAACCACATCCGAAGTTCTTGTCCGCCACGATGATGTCTCCCGGTTTCACCCGCCGGATGAACGTCTTGTCCAGGTCTTCCATACAGTGGGAGGCCAGTTCCTTGGGATCGCTGGTATTCAGATACCGCGCAGGGATGATCACGTCCGTATCGACGTTGTCTCCGTAGCGGAATACATTTCCTCTTGCTTTCATCACGCTTTCTCCTCAATGGTCGTGGGATCGGTCAGGTAACCGGTCACCGCGGATGCCGCCGCGACGGCGGGACTGGCGAGGTACACCTCACTCTTCACATGCCCCATGCGGCCGACGAAATTCCTGTTGGTGGTGCTCACCGCCCGTTCTCCTTCGGCGAGAATCCCCATGTGACCGCCGAGACACGGTCCACAAGTGGGCGTCGAGACGGCGCATCCGGCGTCGACGAAAATATCGAACAGCCCCTCATGCATGGCGTCCTGCCAAATCTTCTGCGTGGCGGGGATCACGATGCACCGCACTCCATCAGCAACCTTGTGGCCTTTCAGGAGGTGGGCGGCGGCTTCCAGGTCGGAAAGCCTTCCGTTGGTGCAGGAACCAATGACCACCTGGTCAATCTTCACCCGTGGCATGTCATCGAACGTGTGGGTGTTTTCCGGCAGATGGGGGAACGCCACGGTGCTCTTCAGTTGGGACAGGTCAATGTCGTACGTCTTCACGTACACCGCGTCAGGATCGGCGGTGTAAACAACCGGTTTCTTCGCCCCATGAGCCTCCAAATAGGCGATGGTCTGTTCATCGACCGGAAAGATTCCGTTCTTCGCGCCGGCCTCGATGGCCATGTTGCAGACGGTGAAGCGGTCATCCATCGTCAGGTTGGCAACACCGTCACCGGCGAACTCCATCGACTCGTACAGCGCGCCGTCCACCCCGATCATTCCGATGATGTGGAGGATCAGATCCTTGCCGGACACATACTTGCCCATTTTTCCATGCAGGTTGAACTTCAGCGCCGCCGGCACCTTGAACCAATCCTTCCCCCAGCTCATGCCACAGGCCATGTCCGTCGATCCGACGCCGGTGGAGAACGCCCCCACCGCGCCATACGTGCAGGTGTGGCTGTCCGCGCCGATGATCAGATCCCCGGCGGTGACCAACCCCTGTTCCGGCAGCAAGGCATGCTCGATCCCCACCCGTCCCACTTCGTAGTAATGGGAGATTTGCTGGTCAGCGGCAAACTGCCTGAGGCATTTGCACTGTTCCGCAGCCTTGATGTCCTTGTTCGGCGTGAAGTGGTCGGGGACCAGCGCGACGCGGTCCTTGTCAAACACCTTCTCCTTGCCGAACTTGGGGAACTCACGGATAGCTACAGGACTGGTGATGTCATTTCCCAGCACAAGATCCAGGTTCGCCATCACCAGCTGTCCCGCATGTACGCCATCCAGTCCCGCGTGATGGGCGAGAATCTTCTGTGTCATTGTCATTCCCATGTTATTTCGCTCCTCCGATGCTTTCCACACCGTTCTTGATCAAATAGTATTCAATGCTGTCCACCAAAGCGAGCCAGCTCGCCTCGATGATGTCTTTGCTTACGCCAATGGTCGACCAGCTCTCCTTGCCGTCCGTCGACTCGATCAAAACCCTGACTTTCGAAGCGGTCGCCTCGGAAGCGGAGAGCACCCTTACCTTGTAATCCGTCAGGTGGACGGTCTTCAGCGTCGGATAGAACGGCTCCAAGACTTTCCGGAGCGCCTTGTCCAACGCGTTCACCGGACCTTCCCCTTCCGCCGCAGTGATCGCGGGAGTGTTTCCCCACCAGCACCTTCACCACGGCGTCATGGCTGTAGCCGCTGTTCGGGTCGGCGTACGGCAGGCTCCCGATGGTCTGGTAATGCACCAGCGAAAAGAAGGGATGGTAGGCGGCCAAGTGACGCCGGATGACCAGATCGAACGAGCTCTCCGCGCCTTCAAACTGATA of the Sphaerochaeta sp. genome contains:
- a CDS encoding carboxylesterase family protein, which produces MFWFCFVPFFMFILGGCVTDGMIIRAIARYFTKSSPVVLPDDYDEIRSRVTGWVDQPYGNPKKNEILDVYRPKNTEEKLPLILWVHGGAFITGSKEETVPYMVMLADRGFVTATINYQVAPDDHVYLSSQFDSRLKLVMRRPILVSNQTKLGGKTSHDRLKCYQRAGEKATVVYH
- the ilvB gene encoding biosynthetic-type acetolactate synthase large subunit, whose protein sequence is MEITGAQIIIECLVEQGVNTVFGYPGGTVLPLYDALYQNKSRIRHILTAHEQGASHAADGYARSTGKVGVCIATSGPGATNLVTGIATAYMDSVPMVAITGNVPLNLLGRDAFQEVDITGITMPITKHNYIVKDIAELAATIRNAFHIARSGRPGPVLVDVTKDVMTSTFGYERKEPEPIHRYGKRLNPNQFDLALKLLYESKRPMCYIGGGVISSNASEQVRRFLDLLDSPACFSMMGAGAISTKSPRCTGMVGMHGTKVSNITVSGCDLLVSIGARFSDRVIGKASNFAHGAKIIQIDVDSAEFDKNVKTFCHLAGDAGLVLEKLNKELEKKPCSHQPWMETVAGYKKKYPVRQNPDSKRPREILEAVQACLKPEDFVTTEVGQNQLWSAMFLEHEQPRHFLTSGGLGTMGYGTGAAIGTQLANPKSRVFNIAGDGCLRMNSNELTTAVRYQLPIIIVLMDNHALGNVRQWQTLFYQGRYSETTLDTPIDWIGLARAYGAEGFRIGVEDDPKPIIKKALALGKPVILDCQIPLDDKVYPMAAPGTPIENMMGVEVSGE
- the ilvD gene encoding dihydroxy-acid dehydratase is translated as MEELRSHIVTQGVQRAPHRSLMKALGWTEEELAMPMIGIVDSTNEIIPGHVGLRRIVDAVKAGVREAGGNPVAIPTIGVCDGIAMGHTGMKYSLCSRELIADSIEIMAKAHPFDALVFVPNCDKIVPGMLMAALRLNIPCVFVSGGPMLAGHVPGGDKRGMSLSTMFEAVGKYTAGTLDEAGVRAWEDACCPTCGSCSGMYTANSMNCLCEAVGIALPGNGTIPAVYSARERLAKKAGYAVMDVLKRNVRPRDIMTEKAFHNALTVDMALGCSTNTMLHLPAIAHEAGIKLDIFMANEISSHTPNLCHLAPAGKDHMEDLNMAGGVMAVMKELDKGHLLYTDAQTVSGKTIGEQYADAKNYDTEVIRPFDNPYSVTGGIAVLRGNLAPDGAVVKRAAVAPEMLRHQGPARVFESEEEVTKAILGKQIHPNDVVVIRYEGPKGGPGMREMLAPTSEIAGMGLDKCVALITDGRFSGATRGASIGHVSPEAAEGGPIAFVQEGDQILIDITEGKLELLVDEKTLAERKKNWKKKPCPITTGYLARYAKLVTSASTGAVFKE
- the leuB gene encoding 3-isopropylmalate dehydrogenase codes for the protein MKKVIALVPGDGIGPDVVGEAVKVLHAVGKAYGHEFVCESYLLGGCSIDRYGVPMTDETLAACKASDSVLLGAVGGPKWDHVDPSIRPEKALLGLRKGLGLFCNLRPAMMYPQLRHASPLKDEIIGDGLDVMVVRELTGGIYFGKRGTTEDGAFDTMEYHRYEIERIVRKGFEIAMKRQKRLTSVDKANILASSQLWRSIVENIAPEYPEVAVNHLYVDNASMQLVRNPKQFDVIVTCNMFGDILSDEASQITGSIGMLPSASLGEGSRGMYEPIHGSAPDIAGKNIANPLATILSVAMMLRYSFGLEQEAAAIERAVGETLDAGYRTSDIYTDGMQKVGTKEMGDQVARRI
- the leuD gene encoding 3-isopropylmalate dehydratase small subunit, coding for MKARGNVFRYGDNVDTDVIIPARYLNTSDPKELASHCMEDLDKTFIRRVKPGDIIVADKNFGCGSSREHAPIAIKESGVSCVIARTFARIFYRNSLNIGLPILECPEAVDGIKDGDVVQVDFSTGTITDETTGKSYSAEPFPPFMQDLIAAGGLAGYMRKEAGK
- the leuC gene encoding 3-isopropylmalate dehydratase large subunit, which translates into the protein MGMTMTQKILAHHAGLDGVHAGQLVMANLDLVLGNDITSPVAIREFPKFGKEKVFDKDRVALVPDHFTPNKDIKAAEQCKCLRQFAADQQISHYYEVGRVGIEHALLPEQGLVTAGDLIIGADSHTCTYGAVGAFSTGVGSTDMACGMSWGKDWFKVPAALKFNLHGKMGKYVSGKDLILHIIGMIGVDGALYESMEFAGDGVANLTMDDRFTVCNMAIEAGAKNGIFPVDEQTIAYLEAHGAKKPVVYTADPDAVYVKTYDIDLSQLKSTVAFPHLPENTHTFDDMPRVKIDQVVIGSCTNGRLSDLEAAAHLLKGHKVADGVRCIVIPATQKIWQDAMHEGLFDIFVDAGCAVSTPTCGPCLGGHMGILAEGERAVSTTNRNFVGRMGHVKSEVYLASPAVAAASAVTGYLTDPTTIEEKA